In Myxocyprinus asiaticus isolate MX2 ecotype Aquarium Trade chromosome 8, UBuf_Myxa_2, whole genome shotgun sequence, a single genomic region encodes these proteins:
- the LOC127445451 gene encoding neuronal membrane glycoprotein M6-a isoform X1: MEDNMEEGQTQKGCSECCLKCLSGIPYASLIATILLYAGVALFCGCGHEALSGTVTILQTYFNVARSPIDALDVFTMIDIFKYVIYGVAAAFFVYGILLMVEGFFTTGAIRDLYGDFKITTCGRCVSAWFIMLTYIFMLAWLGVTAFTSLPVFMYFNIWNTCQNTQNLSSTLVDSFNLCFDLRQFGIVSVGEEKKLCTASENFIKMCESNELDLTFHLFVCALAGAGAAVIAMVHYLMVLSANWAYVKDACRMQKYEDIKSKEEQELHDIHSTRSKERLNAYT, translated from the exons GGTGCTCTGAATGCTGCCTCAAATGCCTGAGTGGGATCCCCTACGCCTCTCTGATCGCCACCATCCTGCTTTATGCTGGAGTGGCGCTATTCTGCGGCTGTGGTCATGAGGCTCTCTCTGGTACCGTCACCATCTTGCAGACCTACTTTAATGTTGCACGGTCGCCTATTGATGCTCTGGATGTCTTTACCAT GATTGACATCTTTAAATATGTGATCTATGGAGTGGCAGCAGCCTTCTTCGTCTATGGTATTCTGCTGATGGTGGAGGGCTTTTTCACCACTGGGGCCATCCGGGATCTGTATGGGGACTTTAAGATCACCACCTGTGGACGTTGTGTTAGTGCTTGG tTCATCATGCTTACGTATATCTTTATGTTGGCTTGGCTGGGGGTAACGGCCTTCACCTCCCTgcctgtcttcatgtatttcaaTATCTGGAACACCTGTCAGAACACACAGAACCTGTCATCCACACTGGTGGATAGTTTCAACCTGTGCTTCGATCTACGCCAGTTTg GAATTGTGTCCGTTGGTGAGGAGAAAAAACTGTGTACTGCTTCTGAGAACTTCATCAAGATGTGTGAATCTAATGAG CTGGACCTGACATTCCACTTGTTTGTCTGTGCACTTGCTGGGGCTGGAGCAGCCGTTATCGCCATG GTGCACTACCTGATGGTGCTGTCAGCTAACTGGGCTTACGTGAAGGATGCCTGCCGGATGCAGAAATATGAGGATATCAAGTCCAAGGAGGAGCAGGAGCTTCATGATATCCATTCTACTCGCTCTAAAGAGCGTTTGAATGCATACACATAA
- the LOC127445451 gene encoding neuronal membrane glycoprotein M6-a isoform X2 has translation MGCSECCLKCLSGIPYASLIATILLYAGVALFCGCGHEALSGTVTILQTYFNVARSPIDALDVFTMIDIFKYVIYGVAAAFFVYGILLMVEGFFTTGAIRDLYGDFKITTCGRCVSAWFIMLTYIFMLAWLGVTAFTSLPVFMYFNIWNTCQNTQNLSSTLVDSFNLCFDLRQFGIVSVGEEKKLCTASENFIKMCESNELDLTFHLFVCALAGAGAAVIAMVHYLMVLSANWAYVKDACRMQKYEDIKSKEEQELHDIHSTRSKERLNAYT, from the exons GGTGCTCTGAATGCTGCCTCAAATGCCTGAGTGGGATCCCCTACGCCTCTCTGATCGCCACCATCCTGCTTTATGCTGGAGTGGCGCTATTCTGCGGCTGTGGTCATGAGGCTCTCTCTGGTACCGTCACCATCTTGCAGACCTACTTTAATGTTGCACGGTCGCCTATTGATGCTCTGGATGTCTTTACCAT GATTGACATCTTTAAATATGTGATCTATGGAGTGGCAGCAGCCTTCTTCGTCTATGGTATTCTGCTGATGGTGGAGGGCTTTTTCACCACTGGGGCCATCCGGGATCTGTATGGGGACTTTAAGATCACCACCTGTGGACGTTGTGTTAGTGCTTGG tTCATCATGCTTACGTATATCTTTATGTTGGCTTGGCTGGGGGTAACGGCCTTCACCTCCCTgcctgtcttcatgtatttcaaTATCTGGAACACCTGTCAGAACACACAGAACCTGTCATCCACACTGGTGGATAGTTTCAACCTGTGCTTCGATCTACGCCAGTTTg GAATTGTGTCCGTTGGTGAGGAGAAAAAACTGTGTACTGCTTCTGAGAACTTCATCAAGATGTGTGAATCTAATGAG CTGGACCTGACATTCCACTTGTTTGTCTGTGCACTTGCTGGGGCTGGAGCAGCCGTTATCGCCATG GTGCACTACCTGATGGTGCTGTCAGCTAACTGGGCTTACGTGAAGGATGCCTGCCGGATGCAGAAATATGAGGATATCAAGTCCAAGGAGGAGCAGGAGCTTCATGATATCCATTCTACTCGCTCTAAAGAGCGTTTGAATGCATACACATAA
- the LOC127445451 gene encoding neuronal membrane glycoprotein M6-a isoform X3, which yields MEDNMEEGQTQKGCSECCLKCLSGIPYASLIATILLYAGVALFCGCGHEALSGTVTILQTYFNVARSPIDALDVFTMIDIFKYVIYGVAAAFFVYGILLMVEGFFTTGAIRDLYGDFKITTCGRCVSAWFIMLTYIFMLAWLGVTAFTSLPVFMYFNIWNTCQNTQNLSSTLVDSFNLCFDLRQFGIVSVGEEKKLCTASENFIKMCESNELDLTFHLFVCALAGAGAAVIAMVVSVSVLIHNHITLMSKNSGRYCTRF from the exons GGTGCTCTGAATGCTGCCTCAAATGCCTGAGTGGGATCCCCTACGCCTCTCTGATCGCCACCATCCTGCTTTATGCTGGAGTGGCGCTATTCTGCGGCTGTGGTCATGAGGCTCTCTCTGGTACCGTCACCATCTTGCAGACCTACTTTAATGTTGCACGGTCGCCTATTGATGCTCTGGATGTCTTTACCAT GATTGACATCTTTAAATATGTGATCTATGGAGTGGCAGCAGCCTTCTTCGTCTATGGTATTCTGCTGATGGTGGAGGGCTTTTTCACCACTGGGGCCATCCGGGATCTGTATGGGGACTTTAAGATCACCACCTGTGGACGTTGTGTTAGTGCTTGG tTCATCATGCTTACGTATATCTTTATGTTGGCTTGGCTGGGGGTAACGGCCTTCACCTCCCTgcctgtcttcatgtatttcaaTATCTGGAACACCTGTCAGAACACACAGAACCTGTCATCCACACTGGTGGATAGTTTCAACCTGTGCTTCGATCTACGCCAGTTTg GAATTGTGTCCGTTGGTGAGGAGAAAAAACTGTGTACTGCTTCTGAGAACTTCATCAAGATGTGTGAATCTAATGAG CTGGACCTGACATTCCACTTGTTTGTCTGTGCACTTGCTGGGGCTGGAGCAGCCGTTATCGCCATG GTGGTGTCAGTGTCTGTCCTCATCCATAACCACATCACTCTGATGTCTAAGAACTCAGGGAGGTACTGCACACGCTTCTGA